A genomic window from Pseudomonadales bacterium includes:
- a CDS encoding Bax inhibitor-1/YccA family protein, with the protein MGELRSINTAAGTNRVTAAAVPAASRDFSAQIAPGERPVLRNTYRLLAMTLGFSALVAGVSAALGAPAPGILLTLAGYFGLLFLTSRLQNSGWGLVSVFALTGFMGYTLGPILSAYLSLPNGATLVTTAMAATAAVFVGLSQYVRSGRAPNIRSYGTFLFVGVLTAFVLGLAAIFFQLTALSLAVSGLFVLLMSGLIVYQTQAIIDGGESNYIMATVTLFVAIYNLFLSLLQLFGFFGADDA; encoded by the coding sequence ATGGGTGAGCTGAGATCGATCAACACCGCCGCCGGGACAAACCGGGTAACTGCTGCAGCGGTCCCCGCCGCCAGTCGCGATTTCTCCGCTCAGATCGCGCCGGGGGAGCGTCCGGTCCTGCGCAACACCTACCGTCTGCTCGCCATGACCCTGGGTTTCAGCGCCCTGGTTGCGGGGGTGTCCGCCGCTCTCGGTGCACCAGCACCCGGCATCCTCCTGACGCTTGCCGGCTATTTCGGGCTGCTGTTTCTGACCTCCCGCCTGCAGAACAGCGGCTGGGGTCTGGTCAGCGTGTTCGCTCTGACCGGCTTCATGGGCTATACCCTCGGCCCCATTCTCAGCGCCTACCTCAGCCTGCCCAATGGCGCGACGCTCGTGACGACGGCCATGGCCGCCACCGCCGCTGTGTTCGTCGGCCTGTCGCAGTATGTCCGATCGGGCCGAGCGCCAAACATCCGCTCCTACGGTACGTTTCTCTTCGTCGGCGTGCTGACGGCCTTCGTGCTGGGTCTGGCAGCCATCTTCTTCCAGCTCACCGCACTGTCCCTGGCGGTTTCGGGTCTTTTCGTGCTGCTGATGAGTGGACTGATCGTCTACCAGACCCAGGCAATCATCGACGGCGGTGAAAGCAACTACATCATGGCCACCGTCACCCTGTTTGTGGCGATCTACAATCTGTTCCTGAGCCTGCTGCAGCTGTTCGGCTTCTTCGGTGCGGACGATGCCTGA
- a CDS encoding 5-(carboxyamino)imidazole ribonucleotide synthase, translated as MPESVARLGILGAGQLGHLLCAAARKLNVRTILVGAGPDDPVGGSPDETLYASCIDLKILQDLVSRVDVITFEKEAIPVNALEFLIQAEQAGQVAVHPSPRILLMLQNKGLQKRWLSDQAFPTAPFEILAPETANLYPQIERFGLPLVQKALQGGYDGRGVQILRTQQECGNFWTGPSLIEQFVADRRELAVLVARNAQGELRSYAPVELRFDTTRNVLDLAQAPADIDASITREALQLAECVISRLRGIGVFAVEMFLTDDNTLLINEISPRVHNAGHHTMESCLTSQFEQHVRAVCGLPLGATEQSMPAATLNLLCTPLLAPLCETGTRGYPISEAGLFLHWYGKRQARTGRKLGHLTCLDTSTAEAALRAGVAARRLGEFAEGLSP; from the coding sequence ATGCCTGAGTCCGTTGCGCGCCTGGGCATCCTCGGCGCGGGCCAGCTGGGTCATCTGCTCTGTGCCGCCGCCCGGAAGCTGAACGTCCGGACCATCCTTGTCGGCGCCGGCCCGGACGATCCGGTGGGTGGCAGCCCGGACGAAACCCTCTATGCGTCCTGCATCGACCTGAAAATTCTCCAGGACCTGGTGTCCCGGGTGGACGTGATCACTTTCGAAAAGGAAGCCATACCTGTGAATGCGCTTGAGTTTCTGATCCAGGCCGAACAGGCGGGTCAGGTAGCGGTGCATCCCAGTCCGCGCATTCTGCTGATGCTGCAGAACAAGGGGCTGCAGAAACGCTGGTTGAGCGATCAGGCGTTTCCGACTGCACCATTCGAAATTCTTGCGCCGGAAACAGCGAACCTGTATCCACAGATCGAACGCTTCGGCCTGCCTCTCGTGCAGAAGGCCCTGCAGGGTGGTTACGACGGACGCGGCGTGCAGATCCTGCGGACACAACAAGAGTGCGGAAATTTCTGGACAGGGCCCAGCCTCATCGAGCAGTTCGTAGCAGACAGGCGGGAACTCGCGGTGCTGGTGGCACGCAACGCCCAGGGTGAGCTGCGCAGCTATGCGCCGGTGGAACTGCGTTTTGATACTACCCGTAACGTGCTGGATCTCGCCCAGGCTCCCGCAGACATCGACGCTTCCATTACCCGCGAAGCTCTGCAACTGGCAGAATGCGTGATCTCACGGCTTAGAGGAATCGGCGTGTTCGCGGTGGAGATGTTTCTCACGGACGACAACACCCTGCTCATCAACGAAATCTCACCCCGCGTACACAACGCGGGGCATCACACCATGGAATCCTGCCTGACCTCCCAGTTCGAGCAGCACGTCAGGGCGGTCTGCGGGCTGCCGCTCGGCGCCACGGAACAATCCATGCCGGCAGCAACGCTCAACCTGCTCTGTACACCACTGCTAGCACCCCTGTGCGAAACAGGTACCCGGGGTTACCCCATCAGTGAGGCAGGCCTGTTCCTGCACTGGTACGGAAAACGACAGGCCAGGACGGGTCGCAAACTGGGGCACCTCACCTGCCTGGATACCAGCACGGCTGAAGCAGCCCTTCGTGCCGGCGTGGCAGCGCGGCGTCTGGGCGAGTTCGCTGAGGGTCTTTCGCCATGA